From the genome of Bactrocera oleae isolate idBacOlea1 chromosome 2, idBacOlea1, whole genome shotgun sequence, one region includes:
- the Srlp gene encoding probable enoyl-CoA hydratase, with protein MNLLRRITQHINNNAITGVLSPDFQNIGSRSIYITNRLQKAEKDGPIEKNIIVDKDKNVTLIGINRPQVRNAINVATATQLCEAFNAFEADDSSPVAVLYGIGGSFCAGYDVLELGKDGGEQVSIDILMAHEGSVGPTRRHIQKPVVCGISGYCIANGLELALMCDLRVMEDTAVLGFFNRRFGVPVIDGGTARLPALIGFSRALDLILTGRQVCADEALSMGVVNRVVPPGQSLIKSVELAQTLAKFPQRALNHDRNSLYSAVFDAANFNQAVQNEVMYTSKEIIEEMQQGIKWFIQTFKSDTSHSWLKREKSMADWDDKNVAAAAEQKELEKQTAEAERLEAEKKTKEAKQTEERKK; from the exons atgaatttgctTCGACGAATCACTCAGCATATAAACAATAATGCCATCACCGGTGTGCTCTCACctgattttcaaaatataggTTCCAGAAGTATCTATATTACGAACCGCCTGCAAAAAGCTGAAAAAG ATGGTCCAATTGAGAAGAATATAATAGTAGACAAAGATAAAAATGTCACATTAATAGGCATAAATAGACCACAGGTGAGAAATGCAATTAATGTAGCCACTGCGACACAACTTTGCGAAGCATTCAACGCATTTGAGGCAGATGATTCATCTCCTGTTGCAGTTTTATACGGTATTGGGGGATCATTTTGTGCCGGTTATGATGTTCTAGAACTTGGAAAAGATGGAGGAGAACAAGTTAGTATTGATATCCTAATGGCACATGAAGGGTCAGTGGGGCCAACACGGCGTCATATACAAAAGCCGGTTGTATGTGGTATTAGCGGTTATTGTATTGCTAATGGCTTGGAACTTGCATTAATGTGTGATCTCCGAGTAATGGAGGACACAGCTGTATTAGGTTTCTTCAATCGGCGTTTTGGGGTTCCCGTTATCGACGGTGGTACAGCGCGATTGCCGGCATTGATTGGATTTTCCAGAGCATTGGATTTAATACTGACTGGAAGACAAGTGTGTGCTGACGAAGCGCTATCTATGGGCGTTGTTAATCGCGTCGTACCACCTGGCCAATCCTTAATTAAATCTGTGGAATTGGCGCAAACACTTGCGAAATTTCCACAGAGAGCACTTAATCATGATAGAAACTCGTTATATTCAGCCGTTTTTGATGCAGCAAACTTTAATCAGGCGGTTCAAAACGAAGTTATGTACACAtcaaaagaaataattgaaGAAATGCAACAAGGCATAAAATGGTTTATACAAA cgTTCAAATCCGATACATCACATTCGTGGTTAAAACGAGAGAAGTCAATGGCCGATTGGGATGATAAAAACGTTGCTGCAGCAGCTGAACAAAAAGAGCTTGAAAAACAAACAGCTGAAGCAGAACGTTTGGAAGCAGAGAAAAAGACGAAAGAAGCTAAACAAACAGAAGAGCGAAAAAAATAG
- the LOC106614571 gene encoding putative enoyl-CoA hydratase codes for MANVLNRYGLTSLHRLIIERCLQGRQNVSTKPIGTETYAESPVLVDKDDHITLIGLNRPIHRNSINAETAQKLSEALADFERDKTSPVAVIYGIGGSFCAGQDLTTLDTNNDKENFSALSTYRTIHRHSLKPIVCGINGYCVGDGLDLAMFCDLRVMEDTAVLGFFGRFTGYNVSCGGIARLPAMIGFSRSLDLLLTGRRVCGREALQMGLINRLVATGTALGQAVNLAFSIAKFPSEALQKDRQAMYKNCYEHRNGLSAAIIEETKSFNNKVLLEIKEGVTRFKDAKSRGQKTDSWQVKPKIIPAWEQEEILEEQKFASNGNFSDRKC; via the exons ATGGCAAACGTATTGAATCGATACGGACTCACCAGCTTGCACAGGTTAATAATT GAGAGATGTTTACAAGGAAGGCAAAACGTATCAACAAAACCAATAGGAACAGAAACCTACGCGGAATCGCCCGTATTAGTTGATAAAGATGACCACATCACATTAATTGGCTTAAATCGCCCGATACATCGCAACTCAATAAATGCTGAGACCGCTCAGAAGTTAAGTGAGGCATTGGCTGATTTCGAAAGAGATAAAACTTCACCCGTAGCTGTAATTTATGGTATAGGTGGCTCATTTTGTGCTGGACAGGATCTGACAACGTTGGACACTAATAatgataaagaaaattttagtgCACTTTCAACTTATAGGACAATACATAGACATTCTCTAAAACCTATAGTTTGTGGCATCAATGGCTATTGCGTTGGAGATGGTTTGGATTTGGCAATGTTTTGTGACCTTCGTGTtatggaagacactgcagttcTAGGTTTTTTTGGGCGGTTCACGGGATATAATGTAAGTTGCGGCGGGATAGCAAGGTTACCAGCAATGATTGGCTTCTCGCGATCATTAGACTTATTACTAACAGGCAGACGTGTTTGTGGACGAGAAGCACTACAAATGGGTTTGATAAACCGTTTGGTAGCAACAGGTACTGCTCTTGGACAGGCGGTTAATTTGGCCTTCTCCATTGCGAAGTTTCCTTCAGAAGCATTACAAAAAGACCGTCAAGCTATGTACAAAAACTGTTATGAACACAGAAATGGACTGAGTGCGGCAATAATAGAAGAAACTAAATCGTTTAATAACAAAGTTTTGCTTGAAATAAAAGAAGGTGTAACCAGATTTAAAGATG CAAAAAGTAGAGGACAAAAAACAGATTCCTGGCAAGTAAAGCCGAAAATTATACCAGCTTGGGAACAAGAAGAAATTCTCGAAGAACAAAAATTTGCTTCGAACGGAAATTTTTCAGATAGAAAATGctga